The Hydra vulgaris chromosome 11, alternate assembly HydraT2T_AEP genome contains a region encoding:
- the LOC136086815 gene encoding zinc finger BED domain-containing protein 4-like produces the protein MPLLLKIGKKKNVIASTSTSKENDNSKVSVSNSVTVILDQKHQSKLEETINKHRKWTSSEQRAQKITMLIGEMICVDIQPYSLVTDQGFKKLIMHLEPRYTMPFRKHMTETVVPLIYEKMKIQIMNDVAKADFLSFTTDGWTTHHNDLSFYSLTAHWINSEFNSMTATLNEWKIPTNKVYFVLSDNAAFMKLAIKEAGLEKNSLSCVIHTLQLCITDKLFKQQTIVNDLIAKSRKIVTHFHHSSSSMDMLHEIQQQLKLPQRSLIQDIVTR, from the exons ATGCCGTTACTTCTAAAAATTGGcaa aaaaaaaaatgttattgcatCTACTTCAACCAGTAAAGAGAATGATAATAGCAAAGTATCCGTTAGCAACAGTGTTACAGTTATTCTAGATCAAAAACATCAATCTAAGCTTGAGGAAACTATTAATAAGCATAGGAAATGGACTTCAAGTGAACAAAGAGCTCAAAAAATAACTATGCTTATCGGAGAAATGATATGTGTAGACATTCAGCCGTATTCTTTAGTTACAGATcaaggatttaaaaaattaattatgcatCTTGAACCAAGGTATACCATGCCCTTTAGAAAACATATGACTGAAACAGTTGTTcctttaatttatgaaaaaatgaaaatacaaattatgaatGATGTAGCAAAAGcagattttttgagttttacCACTGACGGATGGACTACACATCACAATGATCTAAGCTTTTATTCATTAACAGCACACTGGATAAACTCAGAGTTTAATTCTATGACAGCT acTTTAAATGAATGGAAAATACCAACTAACAAAGTGTACTTTGTCCTCTCTGACAATGCTGCTTTTATGAAATTAGCCATAAAAGAAGctggtttagaaaaaaattctctaaGTTGTGTAATCCACACTCTTCAGCTTTGTATAACCGATAAGCTTTTCAAACAGCAAACAATTGTAAATGATCTTATAGCTAAGTCTAGAAAAATTGTCACACACTTTCATCATTCTTCATCTTCCATGGATATGCTACATGAAATTCAACAGCAGCTAAAGTTACCCCAACGTTCACTTATACAAGATATAGTAACAAGATAG
- the LOC136087369 gene encoding uncharacterized protein LOC136087369, with the protein MNKNLKEQIQLFIFPGYSMNNGCYPSVVCPGCRRNLYRLKKGDSPRGEWGAKVTKVEWKTLLRNSSSTGLTLSNEITNLLTTESRICSFCYTLPAPGYSHNCKPTSAVANIITLSFLLGSLQAEQVASGIIKSKMATESLIDGSTFCLSTGGNLLKVTVGTPENKSKRISIQQLSIEIIKQLQIVLEPSNRKTKEMLSTLRKGLGNKLFIEPNIFGRLSELEEYISNYYSVQKCELVDSKGHFILRDLVYVQNTSDFVPDLLKLRGLNPTSAFVRISLDGGGSFFKVIINVFDCQKDNESDEYLNSGIQRSQFLAIV; encoded by the exons AACAACGGTTGCTATCCATCAGTTGTTTGCCCTGGTTGCCGAAGAAATCTTTACAGACTCAAAAAGGGAGACTCACCTCGTGGTGAATGGGGAGCTAAGGTTACCAAG GTAGAGTGGAAAACTCTTTTGAGAAATAGCTCTAGTACCGGTCTAACTCTTTCAAATGAGATAACTAATTTACTGACAACTGAGTCAAGAATATGTTCCTTTTGCTATACATTACCTGCACCTGGTTATTCTCATAACTGTAAACCTACCAGTGCTGTGGCTAATATCATTACACTATCATTTCTTCTAGGTTCTCTTCAAGCTGAACAg GTTGCTTCtggaattataaaaagtaaaatggcTACAGAAAGTTTGATTGACGGATcaacattttgtttatctacAGGAGGAAATCTGCTCAAAGTCACAGTTGGCACACcagaaaacaaatcaaaaagaatTTCTATTCAGCAGCTTTCCattgaaataataaagcaattacAAATTGTGTTAGAACcttcaaatagaaaaacaaaagagaTGCTTTCTACTTTACGCAAAGGTTTAGGAAATAAGCTTTTTATTGAGCCTAATATCTTTGGTCGTCTTTCTGAATTAGAAGAATATATTTCTAATTACTACAGTGTGCAGAAGTGTGAGTTAGTTGATAGTAAAGGCCATTTTATTTTACGAGATCTTGTATATGTTCAAAACACATCAGATTTTGTACCTGACTTGTTAAAATTACGTGGTTTAAACCCAACTTCAGCCTTTGTAAGGATTTCATTGGATGGTGGaggttcattttttaaagtaatcatCAATGTCTTTGATTGTCAAAAAGATAACGAGTCAGACGAGTACTTAAATAGTGGCATTCAACGGTCTCAATTTTTAGCTATTGTTTAA
- the LOC136087370 gene encoding zinc finger BED domain-containing protein 4-like encodes MLERLVEQKTSLTLFFIRNQKCNASNLNEDQWLLAETLILVLKHFEVATLEMSENRASVSQIIPFIVSMEAYLAYASENAGEIKTIIEELKKDFISRFSSYKYNKSLNMSTVLDPRFKLSYAISDEEKDTIKSNIQEKYMNLNKTDITDCLLTTDNLTQSDNETNTSSESNQEPSSPLKKLKMAENIYNFYQVSKAPLDTELTKSTKVRNCKKLSTEAQIYLEKKEKITDEINFYLSLPNLHQKECPYKWWGNYKNTCIKKHSSSNNILDLSYLAKKYLGAPPSFVFCERLFSTGGNIYKSTRSRLTAEHENLAFVHANWKFLGETETKK; translated from the exons ATGCTAGAAAGACTAGTTGAACAAAAAACTTcactaacattattttttattagaaatcaaAAGTGTAATGCCTCTAATCTTAATGAAGACCAATGGTTATTAGCTGAGACGCTTATcttagttttaaagcattttgagGTGGCCACACTAGAGATGAGTGAAAATAGGGCATCAGTGTCTCAAATTATTCCATTTATAGTTTCAATGGAAGCGTACCTAGCCTATGCTTCAGAAAATGCAGgtgaaataaaaactataatagaagagttgaaaaaagattttatctcAAGGTTTTCCagctataaatataacaaaagctTGAACATGTCTACAGTTTTAGATCCAAGATTCAAACTTAGTTATGCCATATCAGATGAGGAGAAAGacacaataaaatcaaatattcaaGAGAAATACATGAACctaaataaaactgatattacAGATTGCCTTTTAACTACCGACAACTTAACTCAATCAGATAATGAAACAAACACTTCATCTGAATCAAACCAAGAACCTAGCTCTCcactcaaaaaattaaaaatggcagaAAACATATACAATTTCTATCAAGTTTCAAAAGCACCTCTTGACACTGAATTaacaaaatcaacaaaagtAAGGAACtgtaaaaaactttcaacagaggcacaaatttatttagagaaaaaggaaaaaat aactgatgaaataaacttttacttatCACTGCCTAATCTACATCAAAAAGAATGTCCATATAAATGGTGgggaaattacaaaaatacatgTATAAAGAAACACTCTAGtagcaataatattttagaCCTCTCATACCttgccaaaaaatatttaggagCTCCGCCTTCTTTTGTGTTCTGTGAAAGATTGTTTAGTACTGGgggaaatatttataaatcgaCACGGTCCCGACTAACTGCAGAACATGAAAATCTAGCTTTTGTGCATGCGAATTGGAAATTTTTAGGAGAAAcggaaacaaaaaaatag